A genomic segment from Rhodohalobacter sp. SW132 encodes:
- a CDS encoding gluconate 2-dehydrogenase subunit 3 family protein has product MDRREHLKLLFAGSIGTGLLLSSCTEEDLEISRQIITENSETYGRTDEELLRDQQLHSDTFFTEHEREMVEVLADLIIPSDERSGSATEAGVPDFIEFMMKDIPSMQTPTRGGLMWLDNQCRQRFGETFANCSESDQKEILDEIAYPDEARDDMQFGVRFFNRMRNLTATGFFTSKMGIEDLGYQGNRTNLWDGVPQHVLDKHGLSYDQKTLDESLQEDERNKIAEWDENGNLIR; this is encoded by the coding sequence ATGGATAGAAGAGAACATTTAAAACTGCTTTTTGCAGGCTCGATCGGAACAGGATTGTTATTGTCCTCCTGTACAGAAGAAGATCTTGAAATCAGCCGTCAGATTATCACCGAGAATTCTGAAACGTATGGGCGGACGGATGAAGAACTTTTAAGGGATCAGCAGCTTCATTCTGATACCTTTTTTACGGAACACGAACGGGAGATGGTAGAGGTATTAGCAGATTTGATTATCCCATCGGATGAAAGATCGGGTAGCGCTACAGAAGCAGGTGTTCCCGATTTTATCGAATTTATGATGAAGGATATACCTTCCATGCAGACACCGACACGCGGAGGGCTGATGTGGCTCGATAATCAGTGCCGCCAAAGATTCGGAGAAACTTTCGCAAACTGCTCAGAGTCAGATCAGAAAGAAATACTTGATGAAATAGCCTATCCGGATGAAGCGCGGGACGATATGCAGTTTGGTGTGCGGTTTTTCAATCGAATGAGAAACTTAACAGCAACAGGATTTTTTACTTCAAAGATGGGAATTGAGGATTTGGGTTACCAGGGTAACCGGACAAATCTATGGGATGGAGTTCCTCAGCATGTATTAGACAAACATGGATTATCATACGACCAAAAAACACTGGATGAATCGCTGCAGGAAGATGAAAGGAATAAAATTGCAGAGTGGGACGAGAATGGTAATCTGATTAGATAA
- a CDS encoding efflux RND transporter periplasmic adaptor subunit, producing MKLITTTLSAILFACLMIIMQACSSNNGQSNVSTENTVLIPVEAGQVNRGDISAFYANTATLEAEQEATVVSKVRGIIKELYVEEGDNVQAGQIIAKIDDEQYQLEVNNAKATLDRLQNNLSRSKELFDRNLVSAEAYQNAKFEYESQKATFELSVLNLENSSVRSPIKGTISERFVKKGNMIGTDQQLYRVTDFSRLKAVLHVPEHEMSKIRNNQRAELRADAIPNELFVGYVERISPVVDSQSGTFRATVYIDETRNMLRPGMFSRVRIVYDTRQNSRLIPRSAIISEDLNKSVFVVRDSLVFKRSIQTGYTNGQSVEVIDGLEDNEIVVTIGQGSLQDSTKVNIINSALLIGN from the coding sequence ATGAAATTAATTACCACAACTTTATCTGCGATCCTTTTTGCATGCTTGATGATAATCATGCAGGCCTGTAGTAGCAATAACGGGCAATCAAATGTATCAACTGAAAATACTGTGCTTATACCGGTTGAAGCCGGACAGGTAAATCGGGGAGATATTTCCGCTTTTTATGCAAATACAGCAACACTTGAAGCTGAACAAGAAGCTACCGTTGTTTCGAAGGTTAGGGGAATTATTAAGGAGCTTTATGTTGAAGAGGGAGACAATGTTCAGGCCGGACAAATTATCGCAAAAATTGATGATGAGCAGTACCAGTTAGAGGTGAATAATGCCAAGGCAACACTCGACAGACTTCAAAATAATCTCAGTCGGAGCAAAGAGCTTTTTGATCGAAACCTGGTATCAGCAGAAGCATATCAGAATGCCAAGTTTGAATACGAATCTCAAAAGGCCACTTTCGAACTTTCCGTTTTAAATCTCGAGAACTCTTCTGTTCGTTCGCCCATCAAAGGTACTATTTCTGAACGGTTTGTAAAAAAGGGAAATATGATCGGCACCGACCAACAGCTGTACAGGGTTACCGATTTCAGCCGATTGAAAGCCGTTCTGCATGTGCCCGAGCATGAGATGTCTAAAATTCGAAATAATCAGCGGGCAGAACTTCGGGCAGACGCCATTCCCAACGAACTTTTTGTGGGGTATGTGGAACGAATTAGTCCGGTTGTAGACTCACAAAGCGGAACCTTTAGAGCAACGGTATATATAGATGAAACCCGGAATATGTTGCGTCCGGGTATGTTTAGCAGGGTAAGAATTGTTTATGACACACGCCAAAATTCCCGACTAATTCCACGATCGGCAATCATTTCTGAAGACCTTAACAAAAGCGTATTTGTGGTCAGGGATTCGCTTGTTTTCAAAAGATCCATACAAACGGGGTATACAAATGGTCAATCAGTGGAAGTGATTGATGGTCTCGAGGATAATGAGATTGTGGTTACCATTGGCCAGGGAAGTCTTCAAGACAGTACCAAAGTAAATATCATCAACAGCGCTCTTTTAATCGGGAATTGA
- a CDS encoding efflux RND transporter permease subunit, whose translation MHITEFSLRRPVTTLMVFISLIVVGLIATRMVPLEFMPNITFPGAFVQLPYPNATPLEVNENIARPVEEVLATLSGVEQINSNSGENNAGVVVLFKQGTDIDIKAIEIKEKIESIRNQLPDDFEYYQIFKFQDGDAPTLNLRISSNRDLSNSYELLNRNLQQRIERIPGVGQVDMYGVEKKEIRIELDPARISAYNINLNELSTTLRQANFSMSAGKISDAGMRYMVRPLADIHSYEDIENLIISDNNIRVKDIAEVHYKTPRRDYARHLDQKYAVGLDITKESTANVVEVVNLVMAEIEEINKLPEMEGIQIYEMFNQANGILSSLRELFNAGMIGAVFSIFVLFIFLRHFGTTMIIATAVPFSIIVTLGFFFFLDITLNILSMMGLMLAIGMLVDNAVVVTENIHRFQRKGFSPQKASLLGAREVSIAVTAGTLTSIIVFLPNVVNESFISQHMYYIGMAIIIALLASLIISLTVIPLLASKIKPPKESPKSTLIDKMADKYAGFLRWFLERRKISVLFIALLFLSGAIPLSFMSVDMFPRVEDRRLNLQYNLNASYTLDTVKESVDRVEQYLYDNQESFEIESVYSYYTPDYAISTINLTDDDKAKKSVTKIKEEIAENLPQMAIGRPAFEFISRNSSEQVRVFVQGESMQELEDLAEQVAWRLSTVEGFADVRSEAESGKEEIRLTIDHNRARNLGLSSSDIANVVSGAMRGQTIQRIRGEESEIDVVLAFRDVDRQTMDDLRNLPISFGENQTTNLSSVASMEQKQGPGRIFRENRKMSLGIAINLDGITSEEARREISAVMNQIIYPTGYSWSYGRSFGNDMDAMNTMLFNIGIAFFLIYLIMASLFESLLYPSSVLSCIFFGVIGIFWFFFITGTTFDLMAFIGILILMGIVVNNGIVLVDHINNLRAEGLSRREAVIQGGRDRMRPILMTAGTTVLGLLPLCFGTTMIGGDGGPPYFPMARAIVGGLTFSTVITLIVLPSIYVILDDIGIWGARIVRASAVKV comes from the coding sequence ATGCATATAACCGAATTTTCTCTTCGCCGTCCGGTAACAACTTTGATGGTTTTCATAAGTTTAATCGTGGTTGGGTTGATTGCAACGCGCATGGTACCGCTGGAATTTATGCCCAACATCACATTTCCCGGTGCGTTTGTTCAGCTTCCTTATCCAAATGCAACTCCGTTGGAGGTCAATGAAAATATTGCGCGCCCTGTCGAAGAGGTATTGGCAACTTTGAGCGGTGTGGAACAGATCAATTCCAATTCCGGCGAAAACAATGCCGGAGTAGTCGTTCTGTTCAAACAGGGAACCGATATCGACATCAAAGCAATTGAAATCAAAGAGAAGATTGAAAGTATCCGCAATCAACTTCCCGATGATTTTGAATACTATCAGATCTTTAAATTCCAGGATGGCGATGCCCCTACCCTTAATCTTCGCATCTCCAGTAATCGCGACCTTTCAAATTCGTATGAGTTACTTAATCGTAATTTGCAGCAGCGAATTGAACGCATTCCCGGTGTGGGTCAGGTGGATATGTATGGAGTGGAAAAAAAGGAGATTCGAATTGAGCTTGATCCGGCTCGCATCAGCGCCTATAACATTAACCTGAACGAGCTGAGTACAACTCTTCGGCAGGCAAACTTCTCTATGTCAGCCGGGAAAATATCAGATGCGGGAATGCGATATATGGTTCGCCCACTCGCAGATATTCATAGCTATGAGGATATCGAAAACCTGATTATTTCTGATAATAATATTCGGGTGAAAGATATTGCTGAGGTACACTATAAGACGCCCAGAAGAGATTACGCACGTCATCTTGACCAGAAATACGCCGTTGGACTTGATATCACAAAGGAGTCTACAGCAAATGTAGTGGAAGTGGTAAACCTGGTTATGGCTGAAATTGAAGAGATCAACAAATTGCCCGAAATGGAGGGCATACAGATCTACGAAATGTTCAATCAGGCAAACGGTATTTTAAGTTCGCTCCGGGAGCTGTTTAATGCGGGTATGATTGGTGCCGTTTTCTCAATTTTTGTGCTCTTCATATTCCTGCGGCATTTCGGAACTACCATGATTATAGCGACTGCCGTTCCCTTTTCCATCATCGTGACCCTCGGGTTTTTCTTTTTCCTGGATATCACACTGAACATTCTCTCTATGATGGGCTTAATGCTGGCTATTGGTATGCTGGTTGACAACGCTGTGGTAGTCACCGAAAATATTCATCGTTTTCAGCGCAAGGGATTTAGCCCCCAAAAAGCGTCCTTGTTAGGTGCGCGGGAAGTTTCAATTGCAGTTACTGCGGGTACACTTACATCCATTATTGTTTTTCTTCCAAATGTGGTAAATGAGAGCTTCATTTCGCAACATATGTACTATATAGGGATGGCCATTATTATCGCCCTGCTTGCCTCATTGATCATTTCATTGACGGTTATTCCGCTTCTTGCCTCAAAAATAAAACCGCCCAAAGAATCACCTAAAAGTACACTTATCGATAAAATGGCAGATAAATATGCCGGATTTTTACGGTGGTTTCTTGAGAGAAGAAAAATCTCAGTGCTATTTATCGCACTGCTTTTTCTAAGTGGCGCAATTCCCCTCTCCTTTATGAGTGTGGATATGTTTCCACGGGTAGAAGACCGACGGTTAAACCTGCAGTATAACCTGAATGCATCCTATACACTTGATACAGTTAAAGAGTCTGTAGATCGGGTTGAACAATATTTATATGACAACCAGGAGTCATTTGAGATCGAATCGGTCTACTCCTACTACACCCCGGATTACGCAATTTCCACAATTAATCTGACGGATGATGATAAAGCCAAAAAATCAGTCACAAAGATTAAAGAAGAAATTGCTGAAAATCTTCCCCAAATGGCTATTGGCAGGCCTGCGTTTGAGTTTATCAGCAGGAATAGTAGTGAACAGGTACGCGTATTTGTTCAGGGAGAATCGATGCAAGAGCTTGAAGATCTGGCCGAACAGGTCGCATGGCGTCTAAGCACGGTTGAAGGATTTGCAGATGTACGGTCGGAAGCGGAATCAGGAAAGGAAGAGATACGGCTTACTATCGACCATAACCGTGCCCGTAATCTTGGACTCTCCTCTTCAGATATTGCGAATGTGGTATCCGGTGCTATGCGGGGTCAGACTATTCAGCGAATCCGTGGCGAAGAGAGTGAAATTGATGTCGTGCTGGCATTTCGAGATGTGGACCGTCAAACAATGGATGATCTTCGAAATTTACCCATCAGTTTTGGTGAAAATCAGACCACAAATCTTTCGTCTGTTGCAAGTATGGAACAGAAGCAGGGCCCCGGACGAATTTTTCGCGAGAACAGGAAAATGTCTTTAGGTATCGCCATTAATCTTGATGGCATTACATCAGAAGAAGCTCGTAGAGAGATTTCTGCGGTGATGAATCAAATCATCTATCCTACCGGATATTCATGGAGTTATGGTCGTAGTTTCGGCAATGATATGGATGCTATGAACACCATGCTGTTTAATATCGGTATTGCTTTCTTTCTGATCTACCTGATTATGGCTTCACTCTTTGAATCGCTCCTTTACCCGTCAAGTGTACTCTCATGTATCTTTTTTGGTGTGATTGGAATCTTTTGGTTCTTTTTCATTACCGGCACCACGTTTGACCTGATGGCGTTCATTGGTATACTAATATTGATGGGAATTGTGGTGAATAATGGGATTGTGCTGGTTGATCATATCAATAATCTTCGGGCTGAAGGATTATCGCGAAGAGAGGCGGTTATTCAGGGTGGGCGAGACAGAATGCGTCCCATTTTGATGACGGCCGGCACAACTGTTCTTGGCTTACTACCGCTCTGCTTTGGCACCACAATGATTGGTGGTGATGGAGGCCCTCCCTATTTTCCGATGGCACGGGCAATTGTAGGTGGACTCACTTTCTCAACCGTTATTACCCTGATTGTACTGCCATCGATCTATGTAATTTTAGATGATATCGGGATTTGGGGTGCACGGATCGTAAGAGCATCCGCAGTAAAGGTGTAG
- a CDS encoding efflux RND transporter permease subunit translates to MKIIDFSIRRKVTIAMFTIGILLFGLVSLSRLNVNLLPELSYPTLTIRTDFEGAAPVEVENLITKPIEEAVGVVKGVQQVRSTSRAGQSDVVLEFAWGTEMNMANLDVMSKLDAIQLPLQAKKPVTLRFDPTLDPILRYALYYDESGRSDFYFVAMEEDLSSPEAISRLKSLRIMADEQFKRNLESAPGVASVKISGGLEEEIQVNIDQQRLSQLNIPIETITQVLNAENVNLSGGRLEEGAQQYLVRTLNQFQSVDQIRNVVLVRNNGSPVYLKDVADVVQSYKEREAITRLNGSEAVEIAIYKEGDANTVAAANVVNQRMNQVSSNLPAGMKLEKVYDQSVFISSAVNEVKNAGIIGGILAVLILYLFLRNFWATVIISVSIPVSVIATFNLMYGNSISLNIMSLGGIVLGIGMLVDNSIVVLENIARHKEQGKSIINAAREGAGEVGMAVVASTLTTIAVFFPLVFVDGIAGQLFRDQALTVTFSLLASLVVALTLIPMMSSLGGSKKELPPLELTEPKTKFGRGLRSIRLFLFHTIPTLIAKGFRFIIRWISKLIKVLISPFVYLFNAFYGAVENVYESLLSWSLKHKATVLISAILIFAGSLALVPRIGVVLIPELSQGEFNVQFELPPGTPIEKTDTALRSVQNTTKNVDGVRTTFAVAGTGNRMNANPDAGGENRGELSVSLASGSSRANEQQVIETMRASLQQIPGLQYKFGRPELFTFKTPVEIEISGFDLDNLKKAGDNIAAELSDNPRFADVKSTMEVGSPEVQILFDRDRAASYGLQVHDVANSVVSNVRGDVATRYSWRDRKIDVLVRAQEADRASIEEIQRIVVNPGSERTIPLNAIATVQVVDGPGEIRRVAQQRVAIVSANLNFGDLGEAAEEIQQVLYETTLPPGIFASIAGQNQEMSDSFRSLLFALALAVFLVYLVMATQFESLLHPFIILFTIPLALVGAILALYLTGTTISVVVFIGLILLAGIVVNNAIVLIDLINQMRHKGMEKMDAIREGGKSRLRPILMTTLTTILALLPLAIGFGDGAELRAPMGITVIGGLLVSTLLTLVVIPVMYAVMDRKRYAVEEELS, encoded by the coding sequence ATGAAAATTATCGATTTTTCAATTCGCCGAAAAGTTACCATTGCAATGTTTACGATTGGGATTTTGCTCTTCGGACTGGTTTCACTATCCCGTTTGAATGTAAACCTGCTACCCGAACTCAGCTATCCCACACTGACTATCCGCACCGATTTCGAAGGCGCCGCTCCCGTTGAGGTGGAGAATCTCATCACCAAGCCCATTGAAGAAGCAGTTGGGGTTGTAAAGGGTGTACAGCAGGTTCGGTCAACCTCCCGGGCAGGTCAGTCGGATGTAGTGCTTGAGTTTGCATGGGGCACCGAGATGAACATGGCAAATTTGGATGTAATGTCTAAGCTGGATGCTATTCAGCTCCCGCTTCAAGCCAAAAAACCGGTCACTTTGCGGTTTGACCCTACCCTGGATCCAATTCTTCGTTACGCTCTCTATTATGATGAATCAGGACGGAGTGATTTCTATTTTGTAGCCATGGAGGAGGATTTATCCAGTCCTGAGGCCATATCCCGGTTAAAGTCACTGAGAATTATGGCAGATGAACAGTTTAAAAGAAATCTGGAATCGGCCCCCGGAGTCGCATCTGTGAAAATTAGTGGCGGACTGGAAGAAGAGATCCAGGTAAATATTGATCAGCAGAGACTTTCCCAGCTTAATATTCCAATAGAAACGATAACACAGGTTTTAAATGCTGAGAATGTGAACCTTTCCGGCGGACGTCTTGAGGAGGGCGCCCAACAGTATCTTGTTCGTACACTCAATCAATTTCAGTCGGTTGATCAAATTAGAAACGTAGTTCTTGTCCGTAACAATGGTTCTCCTGTTTATTTAAAAGATGTAGCTGACGTCGTTCAATCCTATAAAGAGAGGGAAGCCATCACCCGATTAAACGGCTCCGAGGCTGTTGAAATCGCTATCTATAAGGAAGGCGATGCCAATACCGTGGCGGCAGCAAATGTGGTAAATCAGCGGATGAATCAAGTCAGCAGTAACCTTCCTGCCGGCATGAAACTGGAAAAAGTGTATGATCAGTCTGTATTTATCTCATCAGCTGTGAATGAGGTGAAAAATGCAGGGATTATTGGCGGTATTCTTGCCGTACTGATACTCTACCTTTTTCTACGAAATTTTTGGGCTACCGTCATTATATCGGTCTCTATTCCCGTATCGGTAATTGCCACATTTAACTTAATGTATGGAAACAGCATCTCCCTCAATATCATGTCGTTGGGTGGAATTGTATTGGGTATTGGAATGCTGGTGGATAATTCCATTGTGGTTCTCGAGAATATCGCCCGTCACAAAGAACAGGGGAAAAGTATTATCAATGCTGCCCGCGAAGGGGCCGGAGAAGTAGGAATGGCTGTCGTTGCCTCTACCCTTACCACAATTGCCGTATTTTTCCCGCTGGTATTTGTGGATGGAATTGCCGGTCAGTTGTTTCGCGATCAGGCTCTTACCGTCACATTTTCACTGCTTGCCTCATTGGTTGTGGCGCTGACACTAATTCCAATGATGTCGTCCCTGGGCGGGTCTAAAAAAGAGCTCCCGCCATTAGAATTAACAGAACCCAAAACGAAATTTGGTCGTGGTTTACGTTCCATTCGCCTTTTCCTTTTTCATACCATCCCAACATTAATCGCAAAAGGTTTTCGCTTTATCATTAGGTGGATCTCAAAATTAATAAAAGTACTCATTTCCCCTTTTGTCTATCTCTTCAATGCGTTTTATGGAGCCGTAGAAAATGTGTATGAGTCTCTGTTAAGCTGGTCTCTGAAGCATAAGGCAACGGTTTTAATTTCAGCTATTTTAATCTTTGCCGGCTCGCTTGCACTTGTTCCAAGGATTGGAGTTGTGCTTATCCCGGAGTTATCTCAGGGCGAATTTAATGTCCAGTTCGAACTTCCTCCCGGAACTCCTATCGAAAAAACGGATACTGCTTTGCGGTCGGTGCAAAATACAACGAAGAATGTTGATGGAGTTCGCACAACGTTTGCCGTAGCCGGTACAGGAAACAGAATGAACGCTAACCCGGATGCCGGGGGTGAAAATCGGGGAGAATTAAGTGTTTCACTTGCTTCCGGGAGTTCCCGGGCAAATGAGCAGCAGGTTATCGAAACCATGCGTGCCTCCCTGCAGCAGATTCCGGGATTGCAGTATAAGTTTGGCCGGCCTGAACTGTTCACCTTCAAAACCCCTGTTGAAATAGAAATCAGTGGGTTTGATCTGGATAATCTAAAAAAGGCAGGCGATAATATTGCCGCTGAATTGAGCGATAATCCCCGTTTTGCAGATGTGAAGAGTACAATGGAAGTTGGAAGTCCGGAAGTACAAATCCTGTTCGATCGCGATCGGGCTGCATCATACGGCCTTCAGGTTCATGATGTGGCTAACAGTGTCGTCAGCAATGTTCGTGGAGATGTTGCAACACGATATTCCTGGAGAGATCGTAAGATCGATGTTCTTGTCCGGGCACAGGAAGCAGACCGTGCATCTATTGAAGAAATTCAGCGAATTGTTGTCAATCCCGGCAGTGAACGGACAATTCCGTTAAATGCGATTGCCACTGTACAGGTTGTGGACGGCCCCGGAGAGATCCGTCGTGTGGCACAACAACGCGTGGCCATTGTATCTGCAAACCTGAACTTTGGCGATTTGGGAGAAGCCGCCGAAGAGATTCAACAGGTTCTATACGAAACCACTCTTCCACCGGGAATTTTTGCAAGCATCGCCGGTCAAAACCAGGAGATGTCAGATTCATTCCGCTCTCTCCTCTTCGCATTGGCCCTTGCAGTTTTCTTAGTTTACCTGGTGATGGCAACCCAGTTCGAATCGCTGCTCCATCCGTTTATTATTCTTTTCACCATTCCGCTGGCACTTGTGGGGGCAATACTTGCCCTCTATCTAACCGGCACAACCATAAGTGTGGTTGTCTTTATTGGTTTGATTTTACTCGCCGGTATTGTAGTTAATAATGCAATTGTTTTGATTGACCTGATCAATCAAATGAGGCATAAAGGAATGGAAAAGATGGACGCCATTCGCGAAGGTGGCAAATCACGCCTGCGCCCAATTTTGATGACAACCCTCACCACCATTCTTGCACTCCTTCCGCTTGCCATTGGTTTTGGTGATGGTGCCGAACTACGGGCTCCCATGGGTATCACCGTAATCGGGGGACTGCTGGTCTCTACCCTTTTAACACTGGTTGTGATCCCTGTAATGTATGCCGTGATGGACCGGAAACGGTATGCTGTTGAGGAGGAGTTGTCATGA
- a CDS encoding GMC family oxidoreductase encodes MAFEILKKGKSYDVVIVGSGAGGGMASNILSEAGLSVAVMEAGGDYDPAKEEYRTQFRWPYESPRRGAGTVRPFGDFDAAWGGWEIEGEPYTKTAGTEFDWFRSRMLGGRTNHWGRISLRFGPKDFKRKDLDGLGENWPIGYEDLKPYYDRVDKKIGVYGTNEGLEDDPDGFFLPPPKPRLHELYIKNGAAKVDIPVIPMRKSVLTRPVNNERGVCFYCNQCNRGCSVYADFSSGTCLVQPAMQHGSVDLFTNAMVREVTTDSSGNATGVSYINKVDQKEYKINAKVVVLGASACESARILLNSKSSSHPDGLANGSGMVGRYLHDSTGASRSAIIPELMGRERYNEDGTGGAHVYAPWWLDNQQQEFPRGYHLEFGGGMSMPSYGFGFGMESIRQYVVDQMGNPSRNGGYGTGLKKDIRSIYGATVGIAGRGESVPQYDNYCEIDPGTVDEFGIPVLRFNYNWTEHEVKQARHMQETFEEVLTSMGGIVLGNKPGEESQYGLEAPGRIIHEVGTTRMGDDPDTSVLNKYGQAHECDNLFVVDAGSFVSQADKNPTWTILALSWRTSDYIVDQLHKRNIG; translated from the coding sequence ATGGCTTTTGAAATTTTAAAGAAAGGTAAAAGTTACGATGTAGTAATTGTAGGATCTGGTGCAGGTGGCGGAATGGCATCAAATATTTTATCTGAAGCAGGTTTGTCTGTAGCCGTAATGGAAGCGGGAGGAGACTACGACCCGGCAAAAGAAGAGTATCGCACACAGTTTCGATGGCCTTATGAATCACCCCGCAGAGGAGCGGGAACGGTACGCCCTTTTGGTGATTTTGATGCAGCGTGGGGTGGATGGGAAATTGAGGGTGAGCCATATACAAAAACAGCCGGAACAGAGTTCGACTGGTTCAGATCCCGAATGCTTGGCGGCCGCACAAATCACTGGGGAAGAATTTCATTAAGGTTTGGCCCAAAAGATTTCAAAAGAAAAGATCTGGATGGCTTAGGAGAGAACTGGCCGATTGGCTATGAAGATCTGAAACCCTATTATGACAGAGTGGATAAAAAAATCGGGGTATACGGCACCAATGAAGGACTTGAGGATGATCCCGATGGATTTTTTCTTCCCCCGCCAAAACCCCGTTTACACGAGCTATACATTAAAAACGGGGCTGCTAAAGTAGATATTCCTGTTATTCCGATGAGAAAATCCGTTCTCACCAGGCCTGTCAATAATGAAAGAGGTGTGTGCTTTTATTGCAATCAGTGTAATCGCGGGTGCAGCGTATACGCTGATTTCTCATCAGGTACGTGTCTTGTTCAACCCGCCATGCAGCATGGAAGTGTGGATCTGTTTACGAATGCTATGGTGCGGGAGGTGACAACCGATTCCAGTGGAAATGCAACTGGTGTTTCGTACATAAATAAAGTCGATCAGAAAGAATATAAGATCAATGCAAAAGTGGTTGTTCTCGGAGCGTCAGCTTGTGAATCTGCCCGAATTTTATTGAACTCAAAATCCTCCTCCCATCCTGATGGACTGGCAAACGGCAGCGGCATGGTTGGGCGATATTTGCATGATTCAACCGGAGCAAGCAGATCCGCCATCATACCCGAACTGATGGGCCGTGAAAGATATAACGAAGATGGTACAGGAGGAGCTCATGTATATGCACCCTGGTGGCTGGATAATCAACAACAGGAATTTCCACGGGGATATCACCTGGAATTTGGCGGCGGTATGAGCATGCCATCCTATGGTTTTGGATTCGGAATGGAATCGATTCGTCAGTATGTAGTTGACCAGATGGGGAATCCATCCCGAAACGGGGGGTATGGAACCGGGCTCAAAAAAGATATTCGCAGCATATATGGGGCTACCGTCGGGATTGCCGGTCGCGGGGAAAGCGTGCCTCAATACGACAATTATTGTGAAATTGACCCGGGTACAGTCGATGAATTTGGAATACCCGTTTTACGCTTTAACTATAACTGGACTGAGCACGAAGTGAAGCAGGCCCGCCATATGCAGGAGACATTCGAAGAAGTCCTGACCTCAATGGGAGGGATAGTCCTTGGGAACAAACCCGGTGAAGAGTCTCAATATGGACTGGAAGCACCGGGACGTATTATTCATGAAGTGGGAACAACCCGGATGGGTGATGATCCGGACACATCCGTTCTGAATAAATATGGCCAGGCACATGAGTGCGATAATCTTTTTGTGGTAGATGCGGGTTCCTTTGTATCTCAGGCTGATAAAAACCCCACATGGACTATACTTGCACTTTCATGGCGAACCTCTGATTATATTGTAGATCAGCTTCACAAACGTAATATTGGATAG